The following are encoded together in the Hyalangium minutum genome:
- a CDS encoding OmpA family protein, translating into MKRFVASALLLACTACVSGSKIRAESEVIQADVERARRGGALRCAPVELATAEANLDFAKGELGQGSSFRASEHIRIAEDSIKKALALSKDCGPKQVVVRERPDQPRPPDTTAQTPVKQPEQPQPQQQVVVRIEETDTDGDGILDKDDPCQDQAEDKDNFEDQDGCPDPDNDKDGVLDAADKCPLIPGPADNAGCPEEAPKDRDNDGVVDKLDKCPDQAEDHDGFQDDDGCPELDNDHDGIVDAADKCPNDVGPIQNLGCPIIDKDGDGINDPQDKCPDEPEDKDGFQDDDGCPDLDNDNDGLPDGQDKCPNEKGMAENAGCPDTDLDKDGIPDRLDKCPADLGPSENGGCPDTDKDRDGIPDRLDACPEEPGVQEEKGCAKKYKLVVVKKDRIEIKKQINFGNASAKIIGKESQAILADVAQVLKDTPSIKKVRIEGHTDSVGNDTANLKLSQKRADTVMAQLIKLGIDPGRLEAVGFGETKPIASNATKAGRAQNRRTEFNIVDDRNPPAPAPTP; encoded by the coding sequence ATGAAGCGATTTGTCGCCTCCGCGCTGCTTCTTGCCTGCACCGCCTGTGTCAGCGGTTCGAAGATCCGCGCCGAATCCGAGGTCATCCAGGCCGACGTGGAGCGCGCCCGCCGTGGCGGAGCCCTGCGCTGTGCCCCCGTCGAGCTGGCCACGGCCGAGGCCAACCTGGACTTCGCCAAGGGCGAGCTGGGCCAGGGCAGCAGCTTCCGCGCCTCCGAGCACATCCGCATCGCGGAGGACTCCATCAAGAAGGCACTGGCGCTGTCCAAGGACTGCGGCCCCAAGCAGGTGGTCGTCCGCGAGCGGCCGGATCAGCCCCGGCCTCCCGACACCACCGCGCAGACGCCGGTGAAACAGCCGGAGCAGCCCCAACCTCAGCAGCAAGTGGTCGTGCGCATCGAGGAGACGGACACCGACGGTGACGGAATCCTCGACAAGGACGACCCCTGCCAGGATCAGGCCGAGGACAAGGACAACTTCGAGGACCAGGACGGCTGCCCCGATCCCGACAACGACAAGGACGGCGTGCTGGATGCGGCGGACAAGTGCCCGCTCATCCCCGGCCCGGCGGACAACGCAGGCTGCCCGGAGGAGGCTCCGAAGGACCGGGACAACGACGGCGTCGTCGACAAGCTGGACAAGTGCCCGGACCAGGCCGAGGACCACGACGGCTTCCAGGACGACGACGGCTGCCCCGAGCTGGACAACGACCACGACGGCATCGTCGACGCCGCGGACAAGTGCCCGAACGACGTGGGCCCCATCCAGAACCTGGGCTGCCCCATCATCGACAAGGACGGGGACGGCATCAACGATCCGCAGGACAAGTGCCCAGACGAGCCCGAGGACAAGGACGGCTTCCAGGACGATGACGGCTGCCCGGATCTGGACAACGACAACGACGGCCTGCCGGACGGCCAGGACAAGTGCCCGAACGAGAAGGGCATGGCGGAGAACGCCGGCTGCCCGGACACGGATCTGGACAAGGACGGCATCCCCGACCGGCTGGACAAGTGCCCCGCGGACCTGGGCCCGAGCGAGAACGGCGGCTGCCCAGACACGGACAAGGACCGGGATGGCATTCCGGACCGTCTGGACGCGTGCCCCGAGGAGCCTGGCGTCCAGGAGGAGAAGGGCTGCGCCAAGAAGTACAAGCTGGTGGTCGTGAAGAAGGACCGGATCGAGATCAAGAAGCAGATCAACTTCGGCAATGCTTCCGCGAAGATCATCGGCAAGGAGAGCCAGGCGATCCTGGCGGACGTGGCGCAGGTGCTGAAGGACACGCCGTCCATCAAGAAGGTGCGCATCGAGGGCCACACGGACTCGGTGGGCAATGACACGGCGAACCTGAAGCTGTCCCAGAAGCGCGCGGACACGGTGATGGCGCAGCTCATCAAGCTGGGCATCGATCCGGGCCGGCTCGAGGCGGTGGGCTTCGGAGAGACGAAGCCGATTGCCTCCAACGCGACGAAGGCGGGCCGCGCGCAAAACCGCCGGACCGAGTTCAACATCGTCGACGACCGGAACCCGCCGGCGCCCGCCCCCACTCCGTAA